The DNA segment GttccgttaacttggtttaccacaaggagggagtcgcacttggcttcgatcacctctggtCCCAAGATTTTGGCTAATTCaaggcctgcaatcatggcctcatattcggcctcgttgttagtcaatttcacagtcttaatagACTGTCTAATTATATTACCTGTTGATGGCTTTAGTACGATACCAAGTCTGGACCCTTTGGCGTTCGAGGCCCCAtttgtaaagagggtccagacttCCGAAGGTGTCCTTGAGTTAatcaataactctctttcgacctcgggtatcaGGGCCGTTGTAAAATCCGCGACGAAATCTGCTAATATTTGGGGACTTAATGGCGGTCcgaggtcgatattcaatatcgtacccgcttacttctacggcccatttggccaatcgtcccgagagtTCGGGTCTATGCATAACATTTCTTAACaggtaagtagttacgacacatatggggtgacattgtaAGTATGGTTTTAGATTCCTCGAGGCAATTAGCAAAGCGAGAGCCAAATTTTCCATGTGGGGGTACCTAGTTTGGGCCTCACCCaaggtccgactaacataataaattggaaattgcgtacctcgttcttcctagactaggactccacttaccgttaTCTCTGATACTACCAAAtacaagtatagttgttcgtcCGTCTTCGGTGTGTGAAGCAGCGGTAGGCTCGATAAGAATCTTTTGAGCTCTTCTAAATCTCGTTGacactccggggtccatgagaagttatttttcttctttagtaACGAGAAAAATCTAtgactcttatcggaggacctcgagatgaatcgccccagggcggTGATGCGCCCGGTTAGTCTTTGCACAACCTTTACATTGTCCACTACCGTGATATCTtagatagctttgatcttgtcagggttgatctcgattcctcggttggataccatgaacccgagaaatTTACCTGACCCGATTTTGAATGCCCATTTTTCcggattcagcttcatgttgtacttttttaatatactgaaggtttcctgcaaatgctttaaatggtcctctggtCGCAGGGATttaaccaatatatcgtcaatgtaaacttccatcgattttcctatttgttcttcgaacatccgattactaggcgttggtatgtggcaccaacattttttaatgcaaacgacattacattataacaatatgtgccgtttttagtgatgaaggaggttttttcctgatcacccgggtccatccatatttggttgtacccagaataggtatcgagaaaactgaggatctcatggccggccgtggcatcgatcatacgatcgatgttgggcaaaggaaaagagtctttggggcatgccttattcaaatctttgtaatctacatacattcttagattattccctttttagggactatcACTACGTTTTCTAACTAATCCGGATATTTAACCTCTCAAATGGACCCTATTTTTAGGactttagatacctcgtccttgatgaaagcatgttcgacctcggactggggcctcctcTTCTGTTTGACTGGATTAATTTTTGGGTCCATGCTTAGCCTATGAGTGGTTATTTCTAGTGGGATCCccgtcatatcaagatgggaccaagaaaaaccaTCTATGTTAACTATAAGGAATTGAAAAACAAATCCTAAGTTCGGGAGTTAAtcctgtgcccaggtataccttccaaTCGGGCAAATGCTCAATTAATACAACCTGCTCCTGCTCTTCGACCGTCGATTTGGttgcgtcggaatcatcggggatgATAAAAGATCGGGGAAGCTCGTAATCATCGCCGGAGTAAGTCTTTTGCTTATCTGATCCGATGAAGTTCGGGATTGGTAATTTCTATTTGGCTTTTGGATCGGCGCCAGAATTCGATTCCTTCGGTGTTGTAAGCGTTGATATCGGAATCACTTTTTCGATGACAAATATCtcttttgcggccggttgttccccgtagattGTCTTAATCCCCCTTGGGACTGGAaattttaacacttggtgaaGAGTTGAGGGTACTGATCTCATGtggtggatccatggccttccgagaagggcgttgtacctcatatccccttcgatcacataaagcTTGACCTCCCGTATGATTCCGGCGGTGTTGACCGGGAACATTAtctcccctttggtggtttcacatgccatgttgaactcGTTTAGGACTCGGACTGCTGGCACGATTCTGTCTTGTAGACCGAGCTATTCTACGACCTTTGAccgaataatgttggccgagctacctgaatcaattaacacacattttatcctagttttatttacgagtactgatattaccagtgcgtcattatgagaTTGTATGATCCCTTTTGCGTCCTCGTCACTGAAGGATAAGGCTTCTTCATGCATGTAGTCTCGAGTTCGTGTCTCCCTGGTGACAGAGATTCTGTGCGTTTCAACATTGGCCCTTGTGGGATGTCAGCTCCATCGATGATCATATTTATGACATGTTGAGGTTCAATATCTTCTCGTCCTGTCGGTTTGTTAGAATCCCTGTTTCTAAAGTGGTTCTTGTCTCGATCGCTCAAAAATTCCCGAAGGTTCCCATTGTTGAATAAACAGGCTATTTTTTCCCTCAGTTGTCGACAATCTTCCGTTCTATGACCGTGAgttccatgatatttgcacatctggttagGGTCCCTTTGAGCTGGATCAGATTGTAGAGGTCTAGGCTATTTGGTATCACTGATGCGCCCGGTAGCGGATACGATGGAGGCAACATCGATATTAAAGTTGTACTCCAATAGCCTTGGTACTTCTTTAGGCCCGACGGTCTTGTCGAAGCCATTTTTGGTCATGAGCCCCCGGTTGCTtcgacctcgatcacttctcttgTCATTCCTCATGGGGTTCCGCCCCGACCCACTGCTCATTTGATCTCTATTATAGGGTCGATATCGATCCCTGTTTGATCCTGGGTCACGATCAATGTCCCTCTTGGGTCTATCGAGAGTCCTGGAGGGGTATATAGACTTCGAAGGTGCCtcgagttgatcatcttcgactcttatttttGATTGATACTGATTGTGTACATCAGTCTAGGTAACGATAGGGTATTCTATCAAGCTTTGCTTTAATTGTTGCGAAGCCACCGAACTTCGAATATTGAGTCCCTGAgtaaaagcttgaacaacccaatcatcaacAACCGGCGGCAGATCTatttgttccatttgaaaacgggacacgaactctctgagTATCTCATTCTCTTTCTGtttgactttgaaaaggtccgattttctggtttcgaccttgatggcaccagcatgtgcttttacgaaagagtctgcaagcatagcaaatgagtcaatagaattaaagggtaagttgtgataccatattatGGCTCCTTTTGACAGAGTCTCCCTAAATATTTTCAGCAAAACAGATTCAATTTCGTCGTCTTCTAAGTCGTTCCCGTTGATGGCACATAtataagaggttacatgctcgttCAGATCGGTTGTTCCATTTTACTtaggtatttcgggcatacgaaattttttggggatcggttttggggccgcgcttgggggaaaaggtttttgcacgaacttcttggaatcgagtcccttcaatatcgggggtgctcctgggatttgatctacCCTGAAATTATAGGTTTCGACCCTTTTATTGTTCGCTTCGATCCTCTTTTCCCCTAACTCTATCCGCTTTGTCAGCTCCtcgaatatttttataattttggggTTAGTTTCCGATTCTTGTTCATTCGACCTTACCATGGCCGGCTCCGTTCTACGGGTGACATTTTGGGGTGGATCGGGTTCAACCCTGCTCGGTGCCTGGATTTGGatttgcaactgagctatcgccacTTGTTGAGCTTGTAGCATTTCAAAGATCATGCGTAGACTAATCCCGTCTTCTTGGATGTTCTGTGTGTTTCGAGCTGCAGATCGGGCTCGACCACGGTTGCTATTTTCAGGGCCGGTCTGCAAGTTCGcgtcgatagccacatgtgaatttATATCTATTGGATCTGTAGTCTGAATCCCAACGACATCAGCGGGTGGCCCAGCATTAACGGGCGCCATGTCGTTATTCTCACCTTGATGACCAGTCTCGTTGTCGATATGTAGAGGTTCCAGTTGAGAGTTTGCCATTTTCGGCCTGAgatcaaagatacttcaaagagaaagtgtaaagtagtgtgtgttatgaaggtttgtaccaaataaccactattatccttagcccaacggtggacgccaaactgtttaccccaaaaatcggataacaattgaatttatacgtgattttaaggatacgtgatctaacttgatacaaaatgagaaatcagttttaatatggaagaataagtagaaaaataaatacaaaccatGCGGATTGAAAAACTTAAGCCTCGCAAGATTAAGTTCCTTCGATGTGATATTAGTGAAGCaagaataatatgaacaaaactGAAAAAAATGGTATCTTGTTATCTTAAGTATGTCACAATGTCCTCTCTGAATTACTCCATTCCTTCTATATATATGGGGAGATAAATCTTTAAGacattattttataagaaattaTGTAGACCGTTGGCTCCCCTTTTTGACTAAATTCCGTAATTTTCGCCATAATGATTGGTCAATGGCGAGAATCACGAATACTTATCGTGTGAGTGGGGTAAAGCTTTTCCCCGAGGCCTTTAGAAGCAGGATTGGTGGTGCCTTCGGTAAACTCCAGGGCGAGTATGATGGTTTTGTTGAACTTCTACCCTCGATGTCAAGCTTAGTTATATCGGTAACTTCGATCTCTTACGTAAATGTCGAGCCTGAAACCATTATTCCAGATGCCTCGATCGAGTATTGAGCTCGATTCTACTCGTATACTTACGTATTATTTTATTTCGACTGTCTAATTAATATTGGATTGAATCTATTGCTTTTAGCCCGTTACTTTATCTTATAACCGCATTCTGGGTTAAACAGCAATTTCTTAAAATTCATCTGTATGTTGACTTGTCCTACGAGAAAGCGAAGAAGTTAAACAAGTTAGAGTCGAATTATTCTATTCATATCATTCCATTCAACCTCATAATATTAGTTAATTAGCTcgctaaataaaaaaaaaaaaaaaaaaaaggcaatacTTTTTGAACATGTCTTCCGAGTAAGAACCAGATAAAGATGTGAATAACCACACGCCACTAATTGATTTATCGGCGTGAAACCAACAAGAAATGTTGCTCTCAATGCTAAAGTTGATGCTATGTTTTAATTAACCTACATTATTGTAAAGCATATTATATATGCCATTTTATATCGTTATCTGATGAGTCAGCGGATGTCTTTGTCCCTATTACAATATTACTCAATAAGGATGGTTGATGACTTAATGTTTGATAGCTTAGAAAAACATCTTCTTGAGGGATCCCTCCAAATTTTGTATAATTTTGTCACGGATCCAAATTATACATTCTTACATATGCTAAAATTTGATTGTGACAAATGACACCCCAGTGATAAAGCTGAATAGGCCTTTATTAGCTGAGAATATCGTGTATATGACGCTGTGCGTTTATAACTCAAATAGTCCTTGAAATTTGAGGCGGCTGTATCTACGTCCCTAGTATATCGTCTTAAGCATATATGGTCTTTTGAGTTTGGAAAATCTAAGTACTTTTGGTCCAACTGACGAGACATCCAAACAGGCCATTAAAACTAACAGAAATATCACTTGCTTTCCCTGTGACTatagtttaaaaaaaatgatacTGATAAAAATTGTTCTttccaaatttcattttttttttctctaattgAAGCATTAGTTGTACAAAAATCGAAAAGTCCatggcccaaaaaaaaaaaaaaaatgtatctGTCAAGAGCGAACATAAACTGCGATGGGGCAAGATTTAAATTGGCCAAGAATACCATAATATTGATCGTTATTTGGCTTGGACACGTCAAAACGTAGTTGACATTTTCTCCAGTTTCAAATGCTTTTTAGGTGTTTCATCAGTTGGACCAAAAATGTCCACTTCTGTAAATTTAACGAATCATATGTGCTCAATGTAATATAATAGAGTTGAACACAGGCTCACCCCAAACTTAAGGGGctatttgaatttaaaactaTGATACTGTACAACAAATGGACAACATATCTTTGAAAAGCCATAATTGAGCTAGGATTTATATCAAGAAAAAAAGTTTCGAAATAAGTTGGCTCGACGCTGTTATGGATTTTAGAAAAAATATGCCAGCAGCAAGAAGGTTGAAAAAAGGATTGAAAAATTAtctctaaaattttattaatcatagggttttaaatagccaaataaataaagtaataGATTCCTCctacaactaaattactaaactcttactataattaaaattctgaatcttctaGCAAACTCCTCCTAAAACTAAACAACTAATTATTCTAGAAAACAGTAGCAGTAACAAATACAAAATCCAACACTCCTCTTTGCTTCTGTTGCTGCAGTCTAAAGAAGGTCATCCTCAATTCTTTCTTCTGCTATTAGTGCTTGTGCATGAGCATCTTTGAACTTGCACACTTTTGTAACATGACCTTTTTATTTGCAATTTCCACATAATGCATCAGGTCTCCACCAataaaaattttctaagtgtgttttctttttgcaatatttgcaaTAAGGATAATcgactttttctttttggtgtttCGCATAAAAAATACCCTCAGTAACTTTGTCTTGTCTGAAGGCCCTTCTTTGCTCTTGTGCTTGAAGAGCACTTATTAATTCTGCAATAGAGATGGTAGAGAGATCTTTAGACTCTTCCAGAGAGAAAATTTTGGATTCAAATCTCTCGGGAATTATCACAAGAATTTTTTCAACTATCCCGTCATCTTTGCAATCCTCGCCAAGTAACCTGATTTTATTGACAATTAAAGAAATTCGGTCAAAATACTTAGCGATGGTCTCATCATCTTGCATTCTAAGAGATTCAaaatctcttttcaaatttaaaatctgaTTTTGTCTGCCTCGTTCACTTTCTTGATACTCCTGTTTGAGTGTTTCCTAAGCTTCTTTTGCTGTCTCACATGCAATGATTTTAGAGAAGATTGAATCTACAACTGAATTTTGAATTATAGTTTTGGCTTTGTATTTTTTGGTTTTCTCATCTGAATGAGCTTTGATTTGGGCAAGGGTAGGATTTGCAGGAAGTGGTTGTATACGTTTGTCTTTCATTACAACTTCTCATAGATCATAAGTTTCAAGATAAGATTTTATCTTCACTGACCAAATCTGATAGTTTTCACCAGTGAAAGTTTGTGGGGTATTCAAAAAGAGACCGTTGCTTGCCATTGttaaaaatttggttaaaaaTCGGTATGGGTAAAAATACGTATGGTTTAAAAGtggttgaaattaattatttttcagcgAATTCAGAGATCCGTCAAGATCAATGGAGGCTCTGATACTACTATTATAGATTTTAGAAAAAATATGCAAGCAGCAAGAAGGTTGAAAATAGGATTGAAAAATTGtctctaaaattttattaatcatagggctttaaatagccaaataaataaagtagtagACTCCTCCTATAACTAAATTACTAAACTCTTACtataattaaaattctgaattttCTAGTAGACTCCTCCTAAAACTAAACAACTAATTATTCTAGAAAATAGTAATAGTAACATATGCAAAATCCAATATGACGATGAGGCATCATTCCACCAAAAAGATAGTTTACACTTGTCTTCTTCTCATGTGGGAAAAGACAGTAAAATTCTCCGCTTTGTTTTTTAACTTTAGGGGATATTAGCCGCAAGGGTATATTAGAATTGAAAGATTTGTTCAGGAAATAGTAAggtagagaagaaaaaaagagagaaattgaTGAAAAGAATAAAGAAGCAGAAGAATAACATATATAATTGGACTAGTAAGATCTGAAAATTCGTGATTTTTTTATTAAGGTCTAGCAAGTTGCGTAACCAAAGttataaattttataataaatgTGATAAAAAACATGTGAGTACccttcacttccaaccaagaggttgtgagttcgagtcaccccaagagcaaggtggggagttcttggagggagagagccgagggtctatcggaaacagtctctctaccccaaggtaggggtaaggtctgcgtacacactactctctccataccccactagtgggattatactgggttattgttgttgtttgaaatttttgaagtttGGTTCTATagatattttgttttcttttagtcACTATTTCAACCATATTTATCACTTGGGATCATGGAAGCTCATTGgtgattttcaaaatttttacccTCTTACGACgacttggtttttgttttacTATCATCTGTCATTTTTTGAGGGGAACAACAATTTTGACTCTAAACCTTATTTTTATAACAACGCTAACTAAGTCTCAATCTCAAATTGTTGGAGATATTCACAATACTATTTAACTCTATATATATCCGTAACAATTGGTTCTTAATCAGGCTCTTTACTTTTATAAGGTAAGGATAATATATGTATACACAATATCTTCCCCAGACCCTATCTGTGAATTATACTAggtttattttttgttgttgttgttatacctGTAACAAATGAATAGAACAAGAATATCATAATTCCACCTTTCATTTCCATATATCAATATTATTATATTTCCTACCATGTATAGTTTCTGGTATATTATCAACTAGTGGTGAGGATCATCAAGATTGAACCTTGTTGCtcgaaacaaaaataaaaataaaaataaagaaccTAGAAGTGAATCAAATTATATCCATGCTTTGTATGTAATGACAATAAATTTAATAGAAGCATTAAATAATCACAAGTTCATACAGTGCGTGTTAAAGACAATTACAAAGCCATAATCGTCACTATCGGCTTAAATATCATACACTTGTTTGCCTGTAAACTTGACTTCAATTGGGCTCTTATTCTTACCAATGGATCTAAAATTCTGCCCAACTCCTTGACGGCCCGGGTTCACTTTTTCTGGGTACACACCATCTTTTGGGTGCAAGTATTGGACTTCACCGTTAGGGAAAACTCTGTAAAATCTATAGTTAATCTTGTATTTGGACCTAAGCCTAGTACCAAGTGCCAAGCACTGTTCTTTACGGGCCAATTTGAGCAAATTTGGGCCTTCTCTCATGATGGCAGCACCACCAGTGGGCATTTCAAAGATCTGTTCCTTAGGTGATTCCCAAGTGATCACATAAAACTCCTCAACTTGGGCCTTACGAAGAAGCCCACCAGTGCTTCCACCAAAGATAGGAGATGGGGTGCTTGGGTCCAATTGTGGTGGTGTGAAGCCCACTGGTGCTGCTGGCTCGGCCTCTTTGGTGGCCGATTGGGCCTTCTCATCTGCCATAGCCTTGATAGGACGGTATGTCACCGCGGACTTAGATGGTTTAGGGGCGGAGAAGGAAGAAACGGATTGCTTCCAAAGGGCGGCTGTTTTCGGGCCAGAGATAGATGAGGTGAAAAGGGAAGCTTGGGATGCCATGGCCATAGAAAAGTTGGATTGAGAGAAGTGACAAGGAAGAAGCTATTTGTTTTGTTGTTGCATAGAAGAGATGATGGGTGGTGAACAAAAATGGATATAGGATAAGGTGATATACTGATTTTGCCCAATTAGAACGTGTGATTTGATTCGCACCCTAGCCAAGTCAGCTAAGACCACAACCTTGTATTTTGGACATGTCATATGTCCAAAAGGATTTTGGTGATCACTTGGGAATAGTATCTAAAGTTGGCTCATCTTTCTTACGCATGCATGCCATCCAttatttttgtttaaataaaaaaagtTATACGTCAATCTATTGTAAATTAACATAATAAACTTGACCGCATAAATCCTTACAATTTCCATCTTAAGTTTGTGAAACAAGACAAAAACCTTCTGAAAAAAACAGGTAAGTGCAAGAAATCAATCGATAATTTATCAATCACAAACTAATTTGAATTGACTCTATTAATTATGTTTGGTTACTCATTTTTCATTTGATATGTTAGATGGTAAAGTAAATTACTAACATATTAAGATTTAAGGGATAATAATGACCACCCTCTGGGTTTAGTTTCATAGCATTAATATTTCTTGTAGTTTACTATAATATGCTTACCTTTCTTGTTTTAATTTCTTTGTAACAATTCTTTTAACATATCAAACATTAATGAAAAGATAATGATCTagctaatttttccttttaatataatttttgtcTAATATATTCCGTAAACATCTTTCTTTTTAAGTGAAACTTTCAAACTGGAACAAAGAATCATGTTTATCAATAGACACCAAAGTACGAAAGAAATATCAATAGTTAATATAAGAGATTATCCGAAAAAATTTATAGTTTCATTCCCTTGCCCCAATTTATACTCAACCACACAGTGAAAGAAATAATCTTTGCTAATAAATAGGCAAGACCACGAAAGAATGGTGAATAGATAATATGATATCTATTAAACAAGACAAGAAAACGCTCTATTATTCTATATCCTCCCCACCCTCCTAATTTCTTGGCGACCACGCACAGCATTAAGAAAGAATATTATTTAGAGACCTCCCACACGTTCAACTTTATCACAGTAACTTATTTTTATAGTTTTCAATTTTACGCTTACCtcctttattttaatttttttataataattttttaaaattattttttattaaataaaaatattgtaaataaCTTATTTGCCCTTCTAATATACACTTTCATTTAATTAAtcttataaaaaaattaaaagagcaTTAGTCATTTTCAGATAATCTTTTTGGAAACTGTATTACTTTCTTTCAAATTCGACGGAGTTATGCCTAGATGTTGTGAATATTCTCAAAATTGGACAAATGTCCTTCTAAGTGGCAATGGAGAAATTTGTTCTCTTAAAGCCTATAAATAGACATTCAAATTAGACATAAATCATTAGCAAGAAAAGAAATCCTTCTATCTTCTTTCCCTCTtatacctcctcctcctcctcctcctcctcctcctcctccttcttcttcttcttctaatttCTTCTTTTATAATATTTTAGTTGGCATAAGATATTAGTtgctctttctcttatttttgcTCCAACTAGTTTTGTttgtaatttaatattttgttgattcttGTATCCTCTTAAATAGATGTAGGCTTAATTAACCCTGATGTAAATTTTTCACATTGCTGAAATAGTTTTTTAGGACAGTATCTAGTACGACTTAAGCCAATTCgtgtatttatttataataatattgcagtattattttgattttcccgctgttatatttttattttctacaATCTAAGAAACTACGGCACACAACACTGATGCTGAAATACTATTGATACTATCAATATTGGCACTACCTCCACTGCTCCGGTCCCAATTGCACTACCATATGCCAGGCCATTTTTAGATGTatcaaatatttaaatttttgccAATAAATTTTTTAAGCATTGGCAAAAATGTATTTTCTCACTGCTTGATATCCATGGTATTTCACATGCACAACCTAATGCACATGTTGAtaataaaatagtgaaaaatcATGGCAACATGCTAACAAGGTATGAAGTCATACTATATTACAAATTATTTCTAATGAACTGTTTGACGTGTATTGCAGTTATAAGGAAGCAAAAGTTATTTGGGAAACCTTAATTAAAAAATTCGTTGTTGAAGAcgctacaaaacaaaaatttatagtagaattttttttatttttggcagaTGACAGATGATAAAGAGATGAATGTGTAAATCAACGAATATAAAAAATTACTTGAAGACTTAAAGGCCGAGGGGATGTCTTTACCAGAAAAGTTTGTTGTTGGAGTGCTAATTGAGAAGCTACCTGACTCATGGAGAGGCTACAAGAACAACTTTAAGCACAAACAGAAAAGTTTCACCATTGAGAAAATTGTGACACAATTCCTAATTGAAGATTCCAACAGAAAAGAATCTGTGAAAGCTAAAATGAAAGCTCTTAAAGCAAACTTAGTACAAAGTGACAACAACAACCGCAAAAAGTATGAGAATAAGTCTTAAGGTTACAAGCCCAAAATTCTAACCTTAAGAGAAAAAAAGTTCTTATTTTTTGTGAAAAACCAGGCCATCATGTCTCACAGTGCAAGTACAGAGCAGGAAATGACAAAGGAGAAACTAATACTCCCAAGGCTAACTTAGATGAAGGATGTGATATTATTACGGCTGTCATTTCTCAAGTAAACATTGTAACACATGCAAAAGAATGAGTGGTAGATTTTGGGATACTCGGCATATTTCTGCAAATCGATAAGCATTTTCTTCGTGTACTCCTATAGAGGATGATAAAGAAGAGGTATACCTTGTAGACTCAAGTACTACTAAAGTCTT comes from the Nicotiana tabacum cultivar K326 chromosome 14, ASM71507v2, whole genome shotgun sequence genome and includes:
- the LOC107823557 gene encoding photosystem I reaction center subunit II, chloroplastic, whose protein sequence is MAMASQASLFTSSISGPKTAALWKQSVSSFSAPKPSKSAVTYRPIKAMADEKAQSATKEAEPAAPVGFTPPQLDPSTPSPIFGGSTGGLLRKAQVEEFYVITWESPKEQIFEMPTGGAAIMREGPNLLKLARKEQCLALGTRLRSKYKINYRFYRVFPNGEVQYLHPKDGVYPEKVNPGRQGVGQNFRSIGKNKSPIEVKFTGKQVYDI